Proteins from a single region of Sesamum indicum cultivar Zhongzhi No. 13 linkage group LG5, S_indicum_v1.0, whole genome shotgun sequence:
- the LOC105162916 gene encoding 1-aminocyclopropane-1-carboxylate oxidase 5-like, which translates to MGIPVVDFSKVDGKERADTLALIDHYCQEWGFFQLINHGISEDLLDRVKKVATECYKLEREAGFKNSKPVQLLNELLGKNSDEKIENVDWEDVFLLSDENDAEWPSKTPGFIETMKEYRTELKKLGHKVMEIMDENLGLPKGYIKNAFDGGVNNTAFFGTKVSHYPPCPHPEKVNALRAHTDAGGVVLLFQDDEVKGLQMLKDGVWTDVQPLKNSIVINTGDQIEVLSNGRYKSILHRVVPQTDGQRRSIASFYNPSLKATIAPAPQLLGPKVDNKTSDAAKYPKFVFGDYMSVYLKQKFQPKEPRFQAVKAV; encoded by the exons atggGGATTCcagttgttgatttttcaaagGTTGATGGAAAGGAGAGAGCCGATACTCTGGCTCTAATTGATCATTATTGTCAAGAGTGGGGATTCTTTCAG TTAATCAATCACGGGATCTCTGAGGACCTCCTGGACAGGGTGAAGAAGGTGGCCACTGAATGCTATAAGCTAGAAAGGGAGGCAGGTTTCAAGAACTCAAAACCAGTCCAGTTGCTAAATGAACTGCTAGGAAAGAATAGTGATGAGAAAATAGAGAATGTGGATTGGGAGGATGTTTTTCTGCTCTCGGATGAGAATGATGCTGAGTGGCCATCAAAAACCCCTGGTTTCAT AGAAACCATGAAGGAATACAGAACTGAGCTGAAGAAATTAGGACATAAAGTCATGGAAATAATGGATGAGAATTTAGGCTTGCCAAAAGGCTACATCAAGAATGCTTTTGATGGTGGAGTAAACAATACTGCATTTTTTGGCACCAAGGTGAGCCACTATCCACCGTGCCCCCACCCAGAGAAAGTAAATGCTCTCCGAGCCCACACTGATGCTGGGGGCGTCGTCTTGCTCTTCCAAGATGATGAGGTGAAAGGCCTTCAAATGTTGAAAGATGGGGTTTGGACTGATGTGCAACCTTTGAAAAATTCTATAGTCATTAATACAGGTGATCAGATTGAAGTTTTGAGCAATGGGAGGTACAAGAGTATTTTACATCGGGTTGTGCCCCAAACGGATGGACAAAGAAGGTCAATTGCTTCATTCTACAATCCATCACTCAAGGCAACCATAGCACCTGCTCCACAACTGCTCGGTCCCAAAGTGGACAACAAGACGAGCGACGCTGCCAAGTATCCAAAGTTTGTATTTGGGGACTACATGTCCGTTTAtcttaaacaaaaattccaACCTAAAGAACCAAGGTTCCAAGCTGTAAAAGCTGTGTAA